ACGCGCAGCTTTGCCTTCGTCAACACGCGGGCTATTTCCGCCGGTGCCATGATCGCCATGGCGACAGACGTGATCTATATGGCTCCCGCCAGTGCCATCGGTGCCTCCACCCCGGTTTCAGGCGATGGCACCCCGCTGGCCGAGGCCGAACGTGCCAAAAATAACTCCGCCTTCATGGGCATGGCCCGTACCGTGGTGCGCGAGAAGGGTCATGACGTGCGCATCATCGAAGGCATGATCGACATGGACCGCGGTCTGATCATCAACGGCCAGATCATCATCCCCAAAGGCGAGATCGTCACCCTCGACGCCGAGCAGGCCACGATGCTTATCAACGGCAAGGCCCTGCTGGCCAAAGGAATCGCCAAAAGCATCGACGAAATCAAACAACTCGAGTCCTTGAAAGGTGAAGTCATCACCGCCGAACCGACCGGTTTTGAAATGATTGCCATCTGGGTCACACGCTATGCGGCGGTTTTGATCCTCATCGGGCTTGCCGGTGGGTACCTCGAAATGCAGACGCCGGGATTTGGCATCCCGGGCTTCATCTCGATTGGGGCCTTCACGCTGTTTTTCTTTGGTCACTACGTCGCCGGGAGTTTGGCGGGGCAGGAGACCATGGTCGTCTCGGCCATTTTCATCCTGGGCATCGTCTTGATCGGTGTGGAACTGCTCGCCGCACCAGGGACGGTGCTGCCAGGTTTGGCGGGCTTTCTTTGTGTGATGGTAGCCTTGGTGTATGCCATGTCCGGCTGGGAAATGGCTCCTCCAAGTGGTGAAGCGCCGCCTTCTGGCGACGGCTTCAGCTTTAACTATGCCGCCTACGCCGTCGGCTTCCGCAACTTTGCCCTCGGTGTCACCGGGGCAGCGGTGATCATCACCCTGCTGGCGCTCTGGCTACCGGAACTGCGCCCCTTCCGTGCCTTGGTGCTGCAGACCTCCGCTGGTGGCACCTTGGAGGACACCCCATCAATGCAGGCGGCCGCCAGGGCCAAGGCTGGTGACAGTGGCACGGCCCGCAGCGCCCTGCGCCCCTACGGCACCATTGAAATCGACGGACGGCTCGTGGAGGCGATGGCGGAGGGCGAATACGTCCAAAGCGGCACCGCCGTCCGTGTGCGCGAAGTCCGGGGCGAAAAGATCATTGTCGAAGCGGTATAATCGCCATTTTTGCGAGTGCATCAGTGGCTTTCGATCGTTAATCTCTCTGTAAATAATCATGTCCAAGAACCTCAGTGCCCTCTCCTTCCGCAAAGGCGTCGAAAAGAATGTCTTCGAACGCATGGTTGATGCCGCCGACAAGGCCGGCACCGCCGCGAAAAATGAAACCGTGCATCCGCTCGGCGCGGACACCCTGTTTGGCGATGCCGTGACGCTCGGAGCCGTGTCGTTCTACGATTTCCTCAAAAAGGAAAACGAAGGGAAGAAGGTCTTCATCTGCAATGGCTCGGCCTGCCTCTGCGCTGGCACGCAGGACAAACTGCATCACACGCTGGAAACGCACTTCAAGCAGGATGAAATCGGCCACATCTGCTGCCTGGGCCGCTGCCATCAGGGCGGTGCATTGCAATACCAAGGCAAAAACTACTCCGGCCAGAGCGACACTGCGCTGGGTGATCTTTTCAAGACTGGCAAAGGCGATCACGAGGATCGTTACGCCGTCGTCTCCCATCTCCAACCCGCACAGCTCACCGCCGAGTTCCCCGGCATCGACGAATACTACGCGCCGTTCAAGAAACTCATCACCACGAGTGATCGTGATGCTCTTGGCACCGAATTGAAGGACAGCGGCCTGCGGGGGCGTGGCGGCGCGGGTTTCCCGCTGCATTTCAAATGGTCCTCCTGCCGTGCTGCCGAAGGCGTGGTCAAATACATCGTCTGCAATGCCGATGAAGGCGATCCCGGTGCCTACATCGACAAATACCTCATGGAACAGCAGCCGCACAGCGTCCTGCTTGGCATGATGGTCGCCGGTTGGTTTGCCGGTGCTGAGAACGGCATCCTCTACATCCGTGCCGAGTATCCTGATTCCGTCACCATCATCAATGAAGCCATCGAAGACCTCCGCGCTGCTGGATTGCTCGGCCAGAACATCCTCGACACCGGTTTCAACTTCATGCTGAAGTCGATCAAAGGTGCCGGAGCCTACATCTGCGGCGAGGAAACCGCCCTGCTCGCCAGCCTCGAGGGCCAGCGCCCCGAAGTCCGTACCCGCCCACCTTTTCCGACTATCGAAGGCCTCTTCCGCAAGCCTACCATCGTCAACAACGTCGAAACTTTCTCGAACATCCACGCCATCCTTTCGATGGGAGGCAAAGCGTATGCGCAGATCGGCACGCCGCAGTCCACCGGTCCGAAACTGCTCTCGCTCGACTCACATTTTGCCAACCCCGGCATCTACGAAGTCGCCATGGGCACGCCATTGCAGACCGTTATTGATCTCGCTGGTGGATTCAAAACCGACATCAAAGCCATCCAGATCGGCGGCCCGCTTGGCGGCATCGTTCCGATCTCGCACATCGACCAGCTCACCGTCGATTTCGAGAGCTTCAAGCAAGCCGGTTTCCTCCTCGGACACGCCGGCGTCGTCAGCATCCCCGAGACGCTGCCGATGATCGAATACATCCAGCATCTGTTCCAGTTCACCGCCGACGAAAGCTGCGGCAAATGCTTCCCCTGCCGCCTCGGCAGCACGCGAGGCAAAGAACTCATCGCCAAAGCCCGCGGTGACGCTAGCTACAAGATCGACCGCGAACTCATCACCGACCTGCTCGACACCATGGAGCAGACGAGCCTCTGCGCCCTCGGCGGCGGCGTCCCGCTGCCGATCAAGAACGCGCTGGAGCATTTCCAAAGCGAACTCGCCCCTTTCTTTAAAGCCTAACTTCAAACGCGCACTGTTATGGTCCAGGATCTCTCCACTCTCATCGCCTTCATCGACGGCGAACCCTATCGCTTCGACTCCGGCGACACGCTGCTCAATTTCATCGACCGCCATCGCGGACGCGGGCATGTGCCGACGCTGTGCGATGCCCCGCAGCTCGAACCCTATGGTGCTTGCCGTGTCTGTTCCGTCGAAGTCGCCTTGCAGGCCGATGGACCGCGTCGCGTTGTGGCCTCCTGCCACACGCCGCTTTCGGCAGGGATGCATGTTTTCACAGAGTCGCCCAAAGTCCGCCGCCTGCGGAAGAACATCGTCGAACTCGTGCTCACGGACCATCCGCTGGACTGCCTGACCTGCGAAGTGAGCGGCAACTGCGAATTGCAGACTGTGGCAGCCAAGGTTGGTATCCGTGGCGTGCGCTATCCGGCCGGCGCGAACCACCTGGATCGCCCAAAGGACCACTCGCATGCCTACATGACTTCGGAACTCGCGAAGTGCATCAACTGCTCGCGCTGCGTGCGGGCGTGCGACGAGGTGCAGGGGCAGTTTGTGCTCTCGATGCATGGCCGCGGCTTCAATGCGCGCATCATCAAGGGCCTCGACTCCTCCTTTGAAGACTCCGAGTGCGTGTCATGCGGTGCCTGTGCACAGGCCTGCCCGACCTCGGCCATCAGCGACAAGTTCTTCTCCAAGTCCATCGAAGCGACGAAGAAGACGCGCACCATCTGCACCTACTGTGGTGTCGGGTGCAATCTCGACGTGGCGACCAAAGGGGATGCAGTGCTTTCGATCCAGGCCCCGTTCGATGCCGAGGTCAATCATGCGCACACCTGTTTGAAGGGACGTTACGCCTTCAAGTTCTACAATCACAAGGACCGCCTGCGGAAGCCGCTCATCAAGCAGGCCGACGGCTCCTTCAAGGAAGCCACCTGGGACGAGGCGTATGATCACATCGTCGCCAGCCTCACGCGCATCCGTGACCAGCACGGTGGCAACGCGGTGGCGGGTATCTCTTCCGCACGCTGCACGAACGAGGAAAACTACCTCATGCAGAAGTTCATCCGCCATGTGATGGGCACGAACAACATCGACTGCTGCGCGCGCGTCTGCCATTCACCGACCGCCTGGGGCATGCAGAAGTCCTTTGGCACCGGCGCGGCCACGAACTCCTACGAGGACATCGAACACACGCGCTGCATCATGGTCATCGGTGCGAACCCGA
The window above is part of the Prosthecobacter sp. genome. Proteins encoded here:
- a CDS encoding NfeD family protein, whose amino-acid sequence is MQLLRHLLLATLTLLSVNAAEPALAGKLARVSVTDSDIEDMRRWRELRLWMDEAATQGAAGLILDIHVTQSHAQAALPLAEEIARLKIKTKAFVNTSAIGGGALLALACDEIWMAPGSRIGAAPPKVQVDESLSPKAQDTLLAEALAVLKAGARSLCKLKGHRPEIADAFVDRDKGLVIGTATLAEKGELLLLDADTAVQPVDGKPLLARAIIADVEALAKSATPAGTLVTLNAAWFEKRGEKVAESKPATKAEAKQENKTPVIARDQSYKDKVIVIPVGQDDLIIPARFEFMKRTLNLCNSQGAEAVIFDLDTPGGLAWDTISLMMKDLQNLKTRSFAFVNTRAISAGAMIAMATDVIYMAPASAIGASTPVSGDGTPLAEAERAKNNSAFMGMARTVVREKGHDVRIIEGMIDMDRGLIINGQIIIPKGEIVTLDAEQATMLINGKALLAKGIAKSIDEIKQLESLKGEVITAEPTGFEMIAIWVTRYAAVLILIGLAGGYLEMQTPGFGIPGFISIGAFTLFFFGHYVAGSLAGQETMVVSAIFILGIVLIGVELLAAPGTVLPGLAGFLCVMVALVYAMSGWEMAPPSGEAPPSGDGFSFNYAAYAVGFRNFALGVTGAAVIITLLALWLPELRPFRALVLQTSAGGTLEDTPSMQAAARAKAGDSGTARSALRPYGTIEIDGRLVEAMAEGEYVQSGTAVRVREVRGEKIIVEAV
- a CDS encoding NADH-ubiquinone oxidoreductase-F iron-sulfur binding region domain-containing protein, giving the protein MSKNLSALSFRKGVEKNVFERMVDAADKAGTAAKNETVHPLGADTLFGDAVTLGAVSFYDFLKKENEGKKVFICNGSACLCAGTQDKLHHTLETHFKQDEIGHICCLGRCHQGGALQYQGKNYSGQSDTALGDLFKTGKGDHEDRYAVVSHLQPAQLTAEFPGIDEYYAPFKKLITTSDRDALGTELKDSGLRGRGGAGFPLHFKWSSCRAAEGVVKYIVCNADEGDPGAYIDKYLMEQQPHSVLLGMMVAGWFAGAENGILYIRAEYPDSVTIINEAIEDLRAAGLLGQNILDTGFNFMLKSIKGAGAYICGEETALLASLEGQRPEVRTRPPFPTIEGLFRKPTIVNNVETFSNIHAILSMGGKAYAQIGTPQSTGPKLLSLDSHFANPGIYEVAMGTPLQTVIDLAGGFKTDIKAIQIGGPLGGIVPISHIDQLTVDFESFKQAGFLLGHAGVVSIPETLPMIEYIQHLFQFTADESCGKCFPCRLGSTRGKELIAKARGDASYKIDRELITDLLDTMEQTSLCALGGGVPLPIKNALEHFQSELAPFFKA